The Rhodocyclaceae bacterium genome includes a window with the following:
- a CDS encoding twin transmembrane helix small protein, with protein MTILIVGFLVLILASLGSALFYLFNDRGNSTRTVRALTLRVGLSVALFLLLMLAHFSGLITLRGSAL; from the coding sequence ATGACTATCCTGATCGTCGGCTTCCTGGTGCTGATCCTCGCCAGCCTGGGGTCGGCGCTGTTCTACCTGTTCAACGACAGGGGAAACTCGACCCGCACGGTCCGCGCGCTCACGCTGCGCGTCGGCCTGTCGGTGGCGTTGTTCCTGTTACTGATGCTCGCGCATTTCAGCGGGCTGATCACGCTTCGCGGCTCTGCCCTATAG
- a CDS encoding COX15/CtaA family protein, with protein MMYRKLLLLAPLLTIIVVVVGAYTRLTDSGLGCPDWPGCYGQLTAPDTAAEIARASERFPGAEIDPFKGWVEMIHRYLAMSLGLLILGIAVIAWRNRLRQAASAVRLPGSDAHWLGTGLLLLLLAQAMLGKFTVTLLLKPGVVTLHLLGGMLILSVLFRMAIGEFVDRGRVAVERAARLVPWAAGGIVLLIGQIILGGWVSTNYAALTCLDFPTCHGTFLPPMDFQHGFHVLRELGEAPDGSPLSHESLNAIQWAHRLGALVITAYLGMLGLLALRIPGVSVAAASMLLLLVAQVTIGILNVVWLLPLWLATLHNFGAALLLCSVVMLKFMITRPAAVDARTAPASKGSTQALHA; from the coding sequence ATGATGTACAGAAAGCTCCTGCTGCTCGCGCCATTGCTCACGATCATCGTCGTGGTCGTCGGTGCCTATACCCGCCTGACCGATTCCGGCCTCGGTTGTCCCGACTGGCCCGGTTGCTATGGCCAGCTGACGGCACCCGATACCGCGGCCGAGATCGCTCGCGCGAGCGAACGTTTCCCCGGCGCCGAGATAGATCCGTTCAAGGGTTGGGTCGAGATGATCCATCGCTATCTTGCGATGTCGCTCGGCCTGCTGATCCTCGGCATCGCAGTGATCGCCTGGCGCAACCGGCTGCGCCAGGCGGCGTCCGCGGTGCGCCTGCCGGGCAGCGACGCCCACTGGCTGGGTACGGGCCTGCTGCTGCTGCTGCTGGCACAGGCGATGCTCGGCAAGTTCACCGTCACGCTGCTGCTCAAGCCCGGCGTCGTCACGCTGCACCTGCTCGGCGGCATGCTGATCCTGTCCGTGCTGTTCCGGATGGCGATTGGCGAGTTCGTCGACCGCGGCCGCGTCGCGGTCGAGCGCGCCGCGCGGCTGGTCCCATGGGCTGCCGGGGGTATCGTGCTGTTGATCGGGCAGATCATCCTCGGCGGCTGGGTCAGCACGAACTACGCGGCGCTGACCTGCCTCGACTTCCCGACCTGCCACGGCACGTTCCTGCCGCCGATGGACTTCCAGCACGGCTTCCATGTCCTGCGCGAACTGGGAGAGGCGCCCGACGGATCACCGCTGTCGCACGAGTCGCTGAACGCGATCCAGTGGGCGCATCGGCTCGGCGCGCTGGTGATCACGGCCTACCTGGGTATGCTCGGCCTGCTCGCGCTGCGTATCCCCGGCGTGTCCGTGGCTGCCGCCTCTATGCTGCTGCTGCTCGTGGCACAGGTGACGATCGGCATCCTGAACGTGGTGTGGCTGCTGCCGCTCTGGCTCGCCACTCTTCACAACTTCGGCGCAGCCCTGCTGCTTTGTTCTGTCGTGATGCTAAAATTCATGATCACGCGGCCGGCTGCTGTCGATGCGCGTACCGCGCCGGCCTCGAAAGGCTCCACTCAGGCCTTGCATGCCTGA
- a CDS encoding SURF1 family protein, with product MLLAVLVLTLSAGRWQLDRAAYKVALQQRIEAAAEAPPVPVQSVPPGDPASFAWHPVEATGRFDAGRVVFLDNRLRDGVPGYEVLTPLRLSGSDRVLLVNRGWIAAPRQRERLPVIETPAGEVRVQGLAFVPGERFMELRAGTDDALRWQNWTIERARERWTLDLLPVALLQTAALEGSGPGTGASDTLARNWPRPDAGIDKHRGYALQWFSFAAIGVIVWLVLSLRRTGASIHQTEAT from the coding sequence GTGCTGCTCGCGGTGCTCGTGCTGACGCTGTCGGCCGGTCGCTGGCAGCTCGACCGCGCGGCCTACAAGGTCGCGTTGCAGCAGCGCATCGAGGCGGCAGCCGAGGCCCCGCCGGTGCCCGTGCAGTCGGTCCCGCCCGGCGATCCGGCCTCTTTCGCCTGGCATCCGGTCGAGGCGACGGGTCGCTTCGACGCCGGTCGGGTGGTATTCCTCGACAACCGCCTGCGCGATGGCGTCCCGGGCTACGAGGTGCTGACGCCGCTGCGACTGTCCGGCAGCGACCGTGTGCTCCTGGTCAACCGCGGATGGATCGCAGCGCCACGCCAGCGCGAGCGCCTGCCTGTGATCGAGACGCCCGCGGGCGAGGTGCGCGTACAGGGCCTGGCCTTCGTGCCTGGCGAGCGTTTCATGGAATTGCGGGCCGGCACCGACGACGCACTTCGCTGGCAGAACTGGACGATCGAACGGGCAAGGGAACGCTGGACGCTCGATCTGCTGCCTGTGGCCCTGCTGCAGACTGCGGCACTCGAGGGGAGCGGGCCCGGCACCGGCGCGTCCGACACGCTCGCGCGCAACTGGCCGCGGCCCGATGCAGGCATCGACAAGCACCGCGGCTATGCCCTGCAATGGTTCAGTTTCGCCGCTATCGGGGTGATCGTCTGGCTGGTGCTCAGCCTGCGCCGAACCGGTGCATCGATCCACCAAACGGAGGCGACATGA